In Carnobacteriaceae bacterium zg-84, the genomic window AGTCAGTGCTTTTCTATGTAAATATTCTTATGCAATCTTTTTAGTACATCATGTCATTATCGACAGTTTTATGAGTAGAATTAACTTAGATTTAATTGGTCTAAAGAAAAGTTACGCATTCTTTTTTGTTTGTCTTGTCCTAATAGGTATTGCCTCAATGAGTGTTTATAAATTAGATAGTATAATCAATAAGAAAATTTTTAATAAATAATTGATGAAATTCTTTGTAGAAGGGAATAAATATGATTTTAACAGAAAATATAAAAAGATTAGGTATATATTTTTTCTTTGATAAACATGGAGATGTCGATGACTATATTCCATATTTTTTAAAAGACTTGAATAAGAGTTTAGACAGAACTGTGATTGTTGTTAATGGTAAATTGACTGATAAAGGGTCACACATATTACATCAATATGGAGATGTTCTTGTTAGAGAAAATAAAGGATTTGATGTTTGGGCATATAAATCTGCATTAGAGTATGTTGGTTGGGAAACATTAAAAACATATGACGAAATTGTTCTTCTAAATAGTACCATCATGGGACCAATATATTCATTCAAAGAAACATTTGATAAAATGAATTGTATGGATCTTGATTTTTGGGGATTAACAAAATTCTTTAAATATGATGCAGATCCATTCGGTTGTATCAAATATGGTTATATACCAGATCATATCCAATCGCATTTTATTGCGATTAGGAAACCTATGATAAATAGTGAAGAATTTTATCAATATTGGTCTAAAATGCCAATGATAAATAGTTATAGCGAAGCTGTTGGAAAACATGAGGCTATTTTTACGAAGCATTTTAGCGATTTAGGTTTTAAATGGGATGTATCTGTTCAATGTGATGATTTAAGAGAGTTTACAGGTTATCCATTATTGATGTGTCCTAAACTTTTGATCAAACAATATAGATGTCCTATTTTTAAAAAGAGAAGTTTTTTCCATAACATTGATGATTATTTAGACAATACGACTGGAGAGCAAACGAGTGAGTTGTATGATTATTTAGACAATCATACACAGTATCCAGTAGATTATATATGGGATACAATTTTGAAATCTTATCCTCAAGCAGATATTGTAAAGAATATGAATTTAGTATACATTTTACAAAAGAATGGAAAAAAAGATATTTCTCATATTCTAGCAACAAGAAAAATCGCATTAGTCATGCATGTATATTTTATGGATTTACTTGATGATACGTTTGAAAAAGTGAGTGTAATGCCAAAAGAAGCACATATTTACTTAACAACTAACACACGTGAAAAACAAATTTTGATACAAGAAAAATTCAAACATTCAAAATTTGCTCATCTTGATGTACGATTGATTGAAAACAGAGGAAGAGATGTGAGCAGTTTGCTCGTTGGTGTCAAAGATGTCATCATGGATTATGATTATGTATGTTTTGCACATGATAAAAAAACAGCTCAAGTAACACCAACCATTAGAGGAGCTGGCTTTGCCTATAAATGTTTTGAGAATACATTAGGTTCTCAAAGATTTGTTTGTGAAGTGATTGAAACATTTGAATCAAATAGTAGATTAGGGTTGTTAACACCACCTGAACCTAACCACGCCATTTTCTTTCCAACATTGGGAGCAGAGTGGGGGCCTAATTACGATATTACAA contains:
- a CDS encoding rhamnan synthesis F family protein, whose translation is MILTENIKRLGIYFFFDKHGDVDDYIPYFLKDLNKSLDRTVIVVNGKLTDKGSHILHQYGDVLVRENKGFDVWAYKSALEYVGWETLKTYDEIVLLNSTIMGPIYSFKETFDKMNCMDLDFWGLTKFFKYDADPFGCIKYGYIPDHIQSHFIAIRKPMINSEEFYQYWSKMPMINSYSEAVGKHEAIFTKHFSDLGFKWDVSVQCDDLREFTGYPLLMCPKLLIKQYRCPIFKKRSFFHNIDDYLDNTTGEQTSELYDYLDNHTQYPVDYIWDTILKSYPQADIVKNMNLVYILQKNGKKDISHILATRKIALVMHVYFMDLLDDTFEKVSVMPKEAHIYLTTNTREKQILIQEKFKHSKFAHLDVRLIENRGRDVSSLLVGVKDVIMDYDYVCFAHDKKTAQVTPTIRGAGFAYKCFENTLGSQRFVCEVIETFESNSRLGLLTPPEPNHAIFFPTLGAEWGPNYDITKELAKELQLTVPISSDKPPVAPFGTMFWFRPKAMKPLFDKDWEYTDFPEEPNKIDGTLLHAVERIYPFIVQQSGYYPAIGMTDKFAAIEYGNLKHYLRGYNLGILGAGVGPYYPKMREEMCYRMASKGGIVVFTKALIKKVLRKVLPPKMKMHLREFYGKMHNR